Genomic window (Aquimarina sp. BL5):
TCCCAATGTACATATTTGATATTTCCGATGGATTTTTTTTTACTACGAGTAAGTATTACAATAGTTTCTGCTTTGTTTTTAAAGTGCTCAACTAATACATTTCCTAAGAAACCTGTTCCTGCTGCTATAATTAGTTTTTTCATATTCTTTAAAATTAAAATAATAATATTGGTAACCATAGGATTCTGTATGTTATCCAGGTTATGGTCAAATAAGATGGTAATGCTAGTTTTTTAACTCTTCTTGCGTGTTCAATAATCATTAGTAGAACAACTAGTAAGAATAAAATGATCCGGATTTCTATTGATATCGACTCTTTTTGAAACAAAAATATCATCGGAATTAAGGCTAACGAACCAAACAAAGAGACCGTAATCATATTATATAAGTAAGTATGAAGTTTCCTCTTTATAAAAATCAATATGATACTTCCTTGCCATAAAAGTTGACCAGAACACATGATCATTTCCTTGGTTAGATTATCATTAGGAATCAATTCCGGAAGTGCTTTTGCGTAATAAAACAAAACAACGGTTGATATTACGGTGGCGATAATGATATACATCCATTGATATGTGATCTGAGCTAGATTCATGGCTTACGTTACATTTTATATAATTTATTATTGTCACACTGAGCTTCCTCCATAGGCGCACAAGTATCGAAGTGGACGGGTTTCTAAGTTTGAAATGTCTCTGATAGGCTTAGACAGACAAAAATGGTAAATTTATTTTTCTGCTGTTATGATATAATATCCAAAGCTTTTCATATGCAAGCCTGATAGCAGTGCAAAGAGAGAGCCCTTAAGGTTTTTCCAACTTTGAGTTTTCAGTGTTTCTTTTTTAAATAGTTTTTTAAAAATAAAACCAGTTATTGCAAAAGGCACGTGCAATACAGAAGGTGCTACTCTAAAAGAGATATCTTCTATAAGAACGTTTTTGAAACCAATTTCCTCTAAAGATTTTTTAACCCGCTGTACACTGCCTAACCCTTCTAGACTCCATCCTTTGCACAATTGATCATAACAATAATGACTTCCTGGGCATAATTGATCTTCATCTTTTTTTAGAAAAGCATCAGCTATAACCAGTTTTCCACCAGGTTTAACTATTCTGTAAGCTTCTTTTAAGGCAGTTTCGCTATGACCAGAATGACAATAACTTTCTATAGCATATGCACTATCAATACTATTAGATGCAAAAGATGTGCGACAATAATTTTCTTCCAGAATCAATCCGTTCATATTTTGGAGTCTTTTATTACCTTCCTGAATCTGAAAACGAGAAAGTGTAACTCCAATAATACTAAGACGCGGATATTTACGTAAACCATGTCTCATAGTACCACCAATCCCACAACCCAAATCTGCAATCAGTCCATTCTTTTTGTTGAAATGTAGTCGATTAAATACCTGGTTATTCATTTCATTTAGCATAGTATCTCTTTTAAGAAGTGTTGTTTTAAAAGGGATGTAGTATCCAAAATGCATATTGAAATCCTTGCTCCAGAATTCATAGTCTTCTGTAGCTTCATCATAGAGTTCTATAAGATTTTCTCTATTAGATTTTTGAAATCTGATTTTACGTAAGAGTGGGAGTGTAGTATTCATAACTGGATGCTTTTATTAATGATTAAAAAACATAATATATTTATTGAACCTGAGGCCCTTTTGGTCTTATTGTTTGAGTAACAACTGGTGGTCTTTGTTTAGATTTTTTTCTTCCTCTAAAAAATAGATACATGTTAAGGAATAGCATTAACCCTAGGTAAATTGAAAATCCACCAATTTTAAAGCTTAATATTTCTATTAAATTTTGATAGGTATCATTAAAGTGATAGTTATCAATCTTTAGGATTAATAATGCCCAACCAATATTTAGTAAGTAAAAACCTACTTCGAATAGACGATTTGTTGCGATTGCAATATCATCTTTGCCTTTAAAAATATCGATCATAAAAGTTTTCCCATTCTTAAAAAGCGTTTTAGATACAAAATAGGTAAGGGCAATTGCTATGGGTAAGTAGATAATATATCCTATAAAAATTTTAGAAGTTTCCATAAAGTTTGTATTTATAATTATTTAATGTTTTTAATAAATTTTGTAATCCAGAACAGATTGAAATAATGTAAAATTGCCAGTATACAGATTATAATTGCTGTATGTTTAGACAGGCTTTCGACCATTTGCGAAATGGAATTAATTGTTGTCCATCCGGATAATGTTATTACTGTGTATCCGATATTGATGAGATAATATCCTATTAAAAGCATATTGTTTATTCGTAAACAGAAATCTTTGTCATCAGGAACAAGATGTGCCACAAATATGTTTCCGTTTTTATAACAAATCAATCCTACTTTTATAATGATAAAGACAGTTATCAATATGTATATACTATATGTAATCAAGTTTAAGTTCATGGGCGCTTTTTTTGATTTGGTAAGTGACATAAACAAAATATGCGGCGATAGACATTGGTATAATGCACAGATATAATATGCTAGGATCCATAACCATTGAATTTGTATTGAATGTTTCTGCGATTCTTAATAACCAAAAAACTCCATATAGAGCGACTATACTAAAATAGATAATTAGGTATTTTCTAATTCTATATGTATGTTGTTTCCATTTTGAAAAAATAATTATAGCAATAATTACCTGAATGAAGCCTAAGAGAATCTGAGATAATAACCCCAAAATTACAGTCATATATAGTAATAAGGTTATGATAAAACTCCATTTGTTAATGTTATGTATTGTTTTCATAATTCTAATAATTTAAAAGTTTCAATAATTTTTGAAACATAATTTGAAAAAGAAAAGGAATTTCTTCCTTGTATCTTATTGATTACGTTTTAGGTTATTATTTAATAAGTTTCATTAGCGTTTTTGTAATCCAATTAGATTCTTGATTTACGATTTTATTCATCATCGTATCTGCATTATCCGCTAATTCATATAAAGCCTTAGTTTGTTTAATCAATTCTTCTGTCTTTTTTGACCCATCTTCTTCTATCCCGGATACTTCTCTTAAGACCTTTATAACAGGCTTTATTTCTCTTCTGCTTCTTTCTTTGGCTACTTGTCTTGCTAACTCTTGCACATCCTTTTCAGAAACAAAATATTCTTTACGCTCTCCTGGTTTACTTTCTTTAAAAACAATACCCCAATCCATTAATTGACGAAGATTCATACTAGTATTTCCTCTAGAAATATGTAACTCTTCCATAATGTCTTCCATAGAAAGTGGTTCTGGTGAGATCCATAACAATGCATGGATCTGTGCCATTGCCTTATTAATTCCCCACAAAGTGCCTAGGGCTCCCCAAGTGGATATAAACTTTTCTTTTGCTTCTGTGTAATTCATAGGACAAATATACAATAAATTTTAAACTTTCAGTAATTATTGAAAGTTTAATTTGTTTATTATGTTAAAACCATAAACTAACAGGTGTTAGTGCAGTTGTTTTTTTGTGGATTAGCCACTTTGGTAATAGTTTGGTTTTGTGTAAGTTATTAGTCTAACACAAACTCATTTAAAAATGCAAAAGTTTAACTTAATTATTTCAACAATTTTGCTTTGTCTATTTATGTATAATAGTCATGCACAGGAACCATCAGATATGTTTTATGCCACGATGGAAACAAAAGATGCCTTGGGGCTTCAAAAGAACCATCCTGAAGATATACAAATTATCGAATCAAAAAATGGTTATAGTGCAGTGATGCTTAGTGACGAAGCCGCTCATGAATTACACCATAAGGTATTAGTTCATGGTCCTGGTTTTATCTACCAAAACTCAAAGAAGAGTGCAGTTTCGGCGATACAACAGAGAAGATTATTTCAGAAACTTGCTGGAGGATTTTCTATTACCCAGGATCAATTGGTACGCCAAAGTCTTGATTTAGTGAATAACCTAAATATTGCAAATCAAATTCAAGAATTAGAAAATTATGGGACTCGCTATCATACAAAAAGTAATGCTACCCAAGCTGTTTTAGATCTAAAAACAAAATGGGAAAACTTGGCTAGTGGTAGAAGTGATGTGTCGGTTCGTATTGTAGATCATACGAGCACCAATATGCCTTCTGTGGTTATGACGATTACGGGAACTGAAGCTCCTGAAGAATTCGTAATCATTGGTGGTCACATAGATTCTACTTCTGGAGGCAATAATAATGATGCTCCTGGAGCTGATGATAATGCATCAGGGATTGCTACAATTACTGAAGCAGCAAGAGTTTTGTTCGATATGAATTTTAGACCTAAAAGAACCATAGAATTTATGGCTTTTGCAGCAGAAGAAGTTGGGCTTAGAGGTTCCAGAGAAATAGCCGAAGATTATCGAAATAGAAATGTAAATGTAGTTAGTTATATGCAATTAGATATGACAAACTATAAAGGCTCCACCAATGACGTCTATGTTTCTACAGATTCATATAATGATGATACATTAAATGACTTTTTGGTAGAGTTGATGGATTATTATAATGCCTCGGGGACTCATAGGATTACTTACGGGACTTCTCAATGTAATTATGGGTGCTCTGATCACTATAGTTGGGCGCAAGAAGGATACGCGGTGGCTTTTCCTTTTGAAGCAACATTTAATCAAAGTAATCCAAATATTCATACAACAAGAGATACTTTTGATAGGTCTCCAACGCCTAATGCAACTCACGCAGCTAAATTTTGTAAACTAGCATTAGAATATTTAATAGAAATTTCCAACGGAGTAAACACAGGTGGAGGTGGAGGAGAATGTAATATTAGTATTACGAGTTTTCCTAACGCGGAAAGTTTTGAAGGATCAGTCGGCGCTTGGACGCAATCCACAAATGATGATGTTAATTGGACAGTGGATGCTAATGGTACACCATCTAATGGCACTGGTCCGGTAAGTGCGGCAGATGGATCTTCTTATATTTATGTAGAAGCTTCTGGAAATGGAACAGGATTTCCAAACAAAAGAGCAATATTGAATTCTCCGTGTTTTGATTTAAATGGATTGACCAATCCTAGTATTGGTTTTAAATATCATATGGAAGGAAGTGCAATCGGTAGCCTATCAATTGATATAACTACTGATGATGGAGCTAATTGGACAAGTCTTTTTAGTAAATCAGGTGCACAAGGAAGTGATTGGAATGCAGCCGATATAGATTTGGCATCTTATAACGGAACAAGTATTCAGCTTAGATTCAATACCGTAACAGGATCTAGCTGGCAAGGAGATGTTGCAATAGATGATTTTAGAATAGGAGAGTCTTCTGTAGATCCAGATCCAGATTCGTGTGTTGCTTTAGATTTTAATGATTACACGATTTCAGCTTTTTCTAATCAGGATTCGGTAGGTGATTTCTCTGTCCTAAGTAATGGGTCAGGAGTTTCTTTACAAAATAACACTTGGAAATACATCTCACTTAACTATACCGTGACATCCTCTACAGTCTTAGAGTTTGATTTTAGTAGTACTACGCAAGGAGAAATTCATGGAATAGGTTTCGAGAATGATAACACCTTAACCTCTAATAGATATTTTAAAGTTCACGGTTCTCAAAACTACGGCTTAACTAACTATGACAATTATTCAAGTGGTACAACATCATATGTAATACCAGTTGGGGATTTTTATACTGGCGCTATGGATAGATTGGTATTTGTAAATGATAATGATGCAGGAAATGGTAATAATTCTGTTTTTTCTAATGTGAAAATCTATGAAAGTTCTTGTACAAGATCTTCGACAGCTGCAGTAGCTTTCGGAACTAAAACCCCAATACTGGGAGATGAAGATGAGTTAGGCGCGTCTATAATTACCATAGCTCCTAATCCTACTAAAGATAGTTTTGTGCTAAATGTTAACGGAGCCACTAAAAAGGGTATTGTAGCGACGATTTATACGATTTTAGGGAAAAAAGCATCTAGAATTCAGTTAAATTCTGGAGCTAACAATATTTCGGCTAGTAATCTATCATTAGGATCAGGAATATATCTTATACGAATAGAAAGTGAAGGAGAAAAATTAGCTGTACGCAAATTGATAATTCAATAATCCCAAAATAAATCGAAACAATAACTTAAAACCGTAATCTAAAAAAGGTGCTTCAATTTGAAGCACCTTTTTTATTTGTTTATTTCTTAGAAGTTATTCCTTTATCAATCCAGCACGTTTTAATAGTGCTTCTGGTTTTGGTTCTTGACCACGGAAACGCTTGTATAGGATCATAGGGTTTTCTGTTCCTCCTTGGGATAGTACATTGTCCTTAAATTTAGTGGCTACTTCTTTATTAAAGATCCCATTTTCTTTAAAATACTCAAAAGCATCTGCGTCCAATACTTCAGCCCATTTATAGGAGTAATATCCAGCAGAATAACCTCCCTGAAAAATATGAGAAAAAGAGGTGCTCATACAGTTCTCAGCAACATCAGGATATAAAGAAGTACCAGAAAATGCTTTCTTTTCGTGGGTTTTTACATCCTTAATATTGGCAGGATTTTGTGAATGCCAAGACATATCCAATAATCCGAAACTCAATTGACGCATTGTTGTCATTCCTTCCATAAAGGTAGATGACTCTTTTATTTTTTGTACCAATTCCATAGGAATCACTTCGCTGGTCTCATAGTGTTTAGCAAATAATTCTAATGCTTCTTTCTCATAACACCAGTTCTCTAATACCTGACTTGGTAGTTCTACAAAATCCCAATATACACTCGTTCCTGATAGTCCAGGATACGTAGTGTTAGCTAACATCCCATGTAATGCGTGACCAAATTCATGAAACAAGGTGGTTACTTCGTTAAAAGTTAAAAGTGAAGGTTTGCTTGGTGTAGGCTTGGTAAAATTACACACTATGGAGATGTGTGGTCTTACATTTATATCATCCTTTCTCATCTGAGGTTTATACGATGTCATCCAGGCACCATTTCGTTTTCCAGGTCTTGGATGGAAATCCGCATAAAATTCGGCAATAAAATTTCCTTGAGTATCCGTAACATGATAGGTTTTTACCTCTTCATGATATTTGTCTACTTGATCGGTTTCTTCAAATTGTAACCCAAATAAATTAGTAGCTATTTGAAAAACACCTTCAATAACATTCTCTAGTTTAAAATATGGTTTTAATTTTTCATCATCCAGATCAAAAAGTTTTTGCTTCAATTTTTCTGAATAGTAAGCTCCATCCCATTTTTGCAGTTGATCGATTCCGTCTAATTCTTTAGCAAAATTTTCTAGTTGTTTAAATTCTCTTTCTGCAGCAGGTTTTGCTTTTTCCAGTATTTCATTAAGAAAGGAGAACACTTTTTCGGGAGTTTCTGCCATGCGCTCTTCTAGTACGTAATCGGCGTGAGACTTATATCCCAAAACTTTAGCACGTTCGTGACGTAAATTAGCTATTTTAAGTACAATTTCTTGATTGTCCAGATCATCCTTATAAAATCCTTTCGCTCCAAAAGCAAGTGCTAATTTTTTTCGTAATTCTCTATTGTTTGCATAGGTCATAAAAGGAATATAACTTGGGTAATCCAAGGTGATCAACCATCCCTTTTTTTCTTTAGATTCTGCAAGTGCTTTAGCTGCTTCTTTAGCTCCGTCCGGTAGACCAGAAAGATCGGCTTCATCTGTTAATAACATCTCGAACTTATTGGTTTCGGCAAGTACATTTTCGCCAAACTTAAGACTCAATTGAGAAAGTTCCTTATCGATTTCCCTGAGCTGTTCTTTTTTATCCGCTGGAAGATTTGCCCCATTTCTAGAAAATGATTTGTATCTTTTTTCTAATAATGTAGATTGTTCTGTAGAAAGATCTAGTGAATTCTTATTCTTATAAACAGTTTCTATTCTTTTGAATAAGTCCGAGTTTAAAGCAATATCGTTACTAAATTCAGATAGTAATGGAGAAGCCTCTTGTGCAATCTTCTGAATTTCTTCGTTAGTTTCGGCACTATTAAGATTAAAAAAGATGCTGGTTACTCTATCCAGTAATTCTCCACTGTATTCCAGTTTTTCTATGGTATTAGAAAAAGAAGGGTTTTCTGCATTCGATACGATAGCATCTACCTCTTGTTTTGCAATAGTTATTGCGTTTTTTATAGCAGGTAAAAAATGCTCCGATTGTATTTGAGAAAAAGGAGCAAGGTCAAATAATTCTAATAATGGGTTTTTCATTATCTAAAAATGTTTTCTTTATGTTTTATGTTCACTTGTCGAAAAAGTGTGTTTTTTATCGATGATTGCCTTTTTAATAATATTATATTTTGTTTAATCTAAAGGCGATACGCATACATTTGTCTAGGTTTATTAGTAATGATCTA
Coding sequences:
- a CDS encoding methyltransferase domain-containing protein, whose translation is MNTTLPLLRKIRFQKSNRENLIELYDEATEDYEFWSKDFNMHFGYYIPFKTTLLKRDTMLNEMNNQVFNRLHFNKKNGLIADLGCGIGGTMRHGLRKYPRLSIIGVTLSRFQIQEGNKRLQNMNGLILEENYCRTSFASNSIDSAYAIESYCHSGHSETALKEAYRIVKPGGKLVIADAFLKKDEDQLCPGSHYCYDQLCKGWSLEGLGSVQRVKKSLEEIGFKNVLIEDISFRVAPSVLHVPFAITGFIFKKLFKKETLKTQSWKNLKGSLFALLSGLHMKSFGYYIITAEK
- a CDS encoding GbsR/MarR family transcriptional regulator, which gives rise to MNYTEAKEKFISTWGALGTLWGINKAMAQIHALLWISPEPLSMEDIMEELHISRGNTSMNLRQLMDWGIVFKESKPGERKEYFVSEKDVQELARQVAKERSRREIKPVIKVLREVSGIEEDGSKKTEELIKQTKALYELADNADTMMNKIVNQESNWITKTLMKLIK
- a CDS encoding M20/M25/M40 family metallo-hydrolase yields the protein MQKFNLIISTILLCLFMYNSHAQEPSDMFYATMETKDALGLQKNHPEDIQIIESKNGYSAVMLSDEAAHELHHKVLVHGPGFIYQNSKKSAVSAIQQRRLFQKLAGGFSITQDQLVRQSLDLVNNLNIANQIQELENYGTRYHTKSNATQAVLDLKTKWENLASGRSDVSVRIVDHTSTNMPSVVMTITGTEAPEEFVIIGGHIDSTSGGNNNDAPGADDNASGIATITEAARVLFDMNFRPKRTIEFMAFAAEEVGLRGSREIAEDYRNRNVNVVSYMQLDMTNYKGSTNDVYVSTDSYNDDTLNDFLVELMDYYNASGTHRITYGTSQCNYGCSDHYSWAQEGYAVAFPFEATFNQSNPNIHTTRDTFDRSPTPNATHAAKFCKLALEYLIEISNGVNTGGGGGECNISITSFPNAESFEGSVGAWTQSTNDDVNWTVDANGTPSNGTGPVSAADGSSYIYVEASGNGTGFPNKRAILNSPCFDLNGLTNPSIGFKYHMEGSAIGSLSIDITTDDGANWTSLFSKSGAQGSDWNAADIDLASYNGTSIQLRFNTVTGSSWQGDVAIDDFRIGESSVDPDPDSCVALDFNDYTISAFSNQDSVGDFSVLSNGSGVSLQNNTWKYISLNYTVTSSTVLEFDFSSTTQGEIHGIGFENDNTLTSNRYFKVHGSQNYGLTNYDNYSSGTTSYVIPVGDFYTGAMDRLVFVNDNDAGNGNNSVFSNVKIYESSCTRSSTAAVAFGTKTPILGDEDELGASIITIAPNPTKDSFVLNVNGATKKGIVATIYTILGKKASRIQLNSGANNISASNLSLGSGIYLIRIESEGEKLAVRKLIIQ
- a CDS encoding M3 family metallopeptidase; this encodes MKNPLLELFDLAPFSQIQSEHFLPAIKNAITIAKQEVDAIVSNAENPSFSNTIEKLEYSGELLDRVTSIFFNLNSAETNEEIQKIAQEASPLLSEFSNDIALNSDLFKRIETVYKNKNSLDLSTEQSTLLEKRYKSFSRNGANLPADKKEQLREIDKELSQLSLKFGENVLAETNKFEMLLTDEADLSGLPDGAKEAAKALAESKEKKGWLITLDYPSYIPFMTYANNRELRKKLALAFGAKGFYKDDLDNQEIVLKIANLRHERAKVLGYKSHADYVLEERMAETPEKVFSFLNEILEKAKPAAEREFKQLENFAKELDGIDQLQKWDGAYYSEKLKQKLFDLDDEKLKPYFKLENVIEGVFQIATNLFGLQFEETDQVDKYHEEVKTYHVTDTQGNFIAEFYADFHPRPGKRNGAWMTSYKPQMRKDDINVRPHISIVCNFTKPTPSKPSLLTFNEVTTLFHEFGHALHGMLANTTYPGLSGTSVYWDFVELPSQVLENWCYEKEALELFAKHYETSEVIPMELVQKIKESSTFMEGMTTMRQLSFGLLDMSWHSQNPANIKDVKTHEKKAFSGTSLYPDVAENCMSTSFSHIFQGGYSAGYYSYKWAEVLDADAFEYFKENGIFNKEVATKFKDNVLSQGGTENPMILYKRFRGQEPKPEALLKRAGLIKE